One segment of Triticum aestivum cultivar Chinese Spring chromosome 2A, IWGSC CS RefSeq v2.1, whole genome shotgun sequence DNA contains the following:
- the LOC123191123 gene encoding anthocyanidin reductase ((2S)-flavan-3-ol-forming)-like, giving the protein MTSVAGDAMRRKTACVTGGDGYIASALVKMLLQKGYTVKTTIRKSDDMENHPHLKDLQALGPLEVFRADLEDEGSFDEAVAGCDYAFLVAAPMNLNAENPEKEVIELAVSGTLNAMRSCVRAGTVKRVILTSSVAAVAGRPLPLGDSHVLDEESWSDVEYLRVTKAGGWAYNVSKVLMEKAARTFAQDSGISLVTVCPAFTVGEAPATIVHTSVPVILSLLTGDDEKIRSLELVDRASGSIPMVHVHDLCRAKIFLAEEEAASGRYICSSLDTTLAELATFLAAKYPQYNVNTDRFGGRPEKLRVCISSAKLIGEGFEFRYKALDEIYDDVVNYGRSLGILPY; this is encoded by the exons ATGACGTCTGTGGCAGGTGATGCGATGAGGAGGAAGACGGCGTGTGTCACCGGAGGTGACGGATACATCGCCTCGGCCCTCGTGAAGATGCTGCTGCAAAAGGGATACACCGTCAAGACGACAATCAGAAAGTCCG ATGACATGGAGAATCACCCCCATCTCAAGGACTTGCAAGCGCTCGGTCCCTTAGAGGTCTTCCGCGCCGACCTGGAGGACGAGGGTAGCTTCGATGAGGCCGTGGCCGGCTGCGACTATGCCTTCCTCGTCGCGGCTCCGATGAACCTCAACGCGGAGAACCCTGAG AAAGAAGTGATCGAGCTGGCCGTCAGCGGAACCCTTAACGCAATGAGGTCGTGCGTGAGGGCGGGGACGGTGAAGCGCGTGATCCTGACATCGTCAGTGGCGGCTGTCGCCGGCCGGCCTCTGCCACTAGGAGACAGCCATGTCCTGGACGAGGAGTCCTGGAGCGACGTTGAGTACCTCAGAGTTACCAAGGCCGGCGGCTGG GCCTACAATGTCTCAAAGGTGCTTATGGAAAAGGCGGCGCGGACTTTCGCGCAGGACAGCGGCATCAGCCTTGTTACGGTGTGCCCCGCCTTCACGGTTGGCGAGGCGCCGGCGACGATTGTCCACACCAGCGTCCCCGTTATCCTTTCTTTGCTGACTG GTGACGACGAGAAGATTCGCAGCCTGGAACTCGTCGACAGGGCGTCTGGCTCGATCCCGATGGTCCATGTCCACGACCTCTGCCGCGCAAAGATCTTcttagccgaggaggaggctgcgtCAGGAAGATATATCTGCAGCAGCCTCGACACCACCCTCGCGGAGCTAGCCACCTTCCTGGCCGCCAAGTACCCACAGTATAACGTCAATACCGACAG GTTTGGTGGTCGCCCCGAGAAGTTGAGAGTCTGCATTTCGTCGGCGAAACTCATCGGGGAAGGGTTTGAGTTCAGGTACAAGGCGTTGGACGAAATATACGACGACGTCGTCAACTATGGAAGGTCCTTGGGAATCCTTCCGTACTAG